From the Thermococcus guaymasensis DSM 11113 genome, one window contains:
- a CDS encoding ABC transporter ATP-binding protein — MSKTYGRGKSAVRALDNVSFTLTEGISYILGPNGSGKSTLIKILAGLIRPDSGEVRIKGLPLGEYPPKQIGFAFEKPVLHPRLVVGEHIRDVATYRGEDNSEDLIQIFGLDWVKNKRFGELSMGYKRRFLVALAFAGLPDVVFLDEPFSNVDIVAKMEIMEGIKTLQREKGTDVVIVSHVFDNIPKIDSMVVLYGGKVIANLIGDEIRLLRKVRFIFPDEVVENDLKRAVQLIQAGKEPKAVECVGVEEGIMELLKRSSEEA; from the coding sequence TTGAGTAAAACGTACGGGCGCGGAAAAAGTGCCGTGAGGGCACTTGACAACGTCAGCTTCACGCTCACAGAGGGCATTTCGTACATTCTCGGGCCCAACGGAAGCGGTAAGAGCACGCTGATAAAGATACTCGCGGGCCTAATACGGCCGGACTCAGGAGAAGTAAGGATCAAGGGGCTGCCGCTTGGAGAGTATCCGCCCAAACAAATTGGGTTTGCGTTTGAGAAGCCGGTTCTCCATCCAAGGCTGGTAGTTGGTGAACACATACGGGACGTCGCAACGTACAGGGGAGAAGACAACAGCGAGGACTTAATCCAGATATTTGGGTTGGACTGGGTTAAAAACAAGAGGTTCGGGGAGCTTTCAATGGGTTACAAGCGCCGTTTCCTGGTTGCCCTCGCTTTCGCCGGGCTTCCTGACGTTGTGTTCCTTGATGAGCCCTTCAGCAACGTTGACATCGTGGCAAAGATGGAAATAATGGAGGGAATAAAAACCCTGCAGAGGGAGAAGGGGACTGATGTTGTTATAGTCTCCCACGTCTTTGATAACATACCCAAAATCGACTCCATGGTGGTGCTCTACGGGGGCAAGGTCATTGCGAACCTCATTGGAGATGAGATAAGGCTCCTCAGAAAAGTCCGGTTCATCTTTCCGGATGAAGTTGTTGAAAATGACCTTAAGCGGGCCGTCCAGCTGATACAGGCAGGAAAAGAGCCCAAAGCGGTTGAGTGCGTTGGTGTTGAAGAGGGAATAATGGAACTGCTAAAAAGGAGCTCTGAGGAGGCCTAA
- a CDS encoding DUF4405 domain-containing protein, translating into MNIVKARAILSTVLLVVFLGVLFVTVGVFYTTKTGHPFLGMNKNQLFRIRNVLGPLMNALIIVHLGLNWGMYKSELKVLFRK; encoded by the coding sequence ATGAACATTGTGAAGGCACGGGCCATCCTCTCAACGGTTCTGCTTGTGGTATTCCTCGGTGTTCTGTTCGTCACGGTAGGAGTGTTCTACACGACCAAAACCGGCCATCCGTTCCTTGGCATGAATAAGAATCAGCTCTTCAGGATCAGGAATGTTTTAGGGCCGCTGATGAACGCGCTGATAATAGTCCACCTCGGGCTGAACTGGGGAATGTATAAAAGTGAGTTGAAGGTTCTTTTCAGAAAGTGA
- the queC gene encoding 7-cyano-7-deazaguanine synthase QueC encodes MKRAVVLFSGGLDSTACLYWAKKNYDEVIMLTANYGSNEEKVMNRVAEFFSKELNVPLKIVKLDFLEEFSKLRGTTLVGGETPRVSAEELEDENVTQETAKSVWVPARNLVLISVAASLLDALGGGDIVVGFNAEEGTTFPDNTPEFVEKMNEALKYGTMAGVKVVAPLIDLDKKGIARLLKELGAKYEYSNSCYMPKGFTDDGKPIHCGECESCVRRHRGLIEGIGEDRTVYAVEPKI; translated from the coding sequence ATGAAGCGCGCCGTAGTTTTGTTCTCCGGCGGGCTCGATTCAACTGCCTGCCTCTACTGGGCGAAAAAGAACTACGACGAGGTCATAATGCTCACCGCTAACTACGGGAGCAACGAAGAGAAGGTTATGAACAGGGTCGCGGAGTTCTTCTCGAAGGAGCTGAACGTCCCGCTTAAGATTGTGAAGCTGGACTTCCTTGAGGAGTTTTCAAAGCTGAGGGGGACGACCCTCGTTGGCGGGGAAACCCCAAGGGTGAGCGCGGAGGAGCTTGAGGACGAGAACGTTACCCAGGAAACTGCAAAGAGCGTTTGGGTTCCGGCGAGAAACCTTGTCCTGATAAGCGTTGCCGCCTCGCTCCTCGACGCCCTCGGTGGTGGAGACATAGTGGTGGGCTTTAACGCAGAGGAAGGGACAACCTTCCCGGACAACACGCCCGAGTTTGTCGAAAAGATGAACGAGGCTCTGAAATACGGGACTATGGCCGGGGTTAAGGTGGTCGCTCCCCTTATAGACCTCGACAAGAAGGGCATAGCGAGGCTTTTGAAGGAGCTGGGGGCAAAGTATGAGTACTCAAACTCCTGCTACATGCCGAAGGGCTTCACCGATGACGGGAAGCCTATACACTGTGGCGAGTGCGAGAGCTGCGTCAGGAGACACCGCGGTCTTATCGAAGGCATCGGGGAAGACAGAACCGTTTACGCCGTCGAGCCGAAGATTTGA
- a CDS encoding PIN domain-containing protein, translating into MGGVAVIDTNFFVYALFEDYERHEEALDILMSLDKWVVPTITLYELIWQLAKMGVLPNTAEEMVKQIIEEPRAEIVDDRLYLLSAFELFGNLGLKHYNDSVILAIAKETGTLASYDKKLRNRAGKVGIKLLPEVFE; encoded by the coding sequence ATGGGAGGAGTAGCGGTTATCGACACGAACTTTTTCGTTTATGCCCTGTTTGAGGATTATGAGAGACACGAAGAGGCCCTCGACATCTTAATGAGCCTTGATAAGTGGGTCGTGCCTACAATAACCCTCTATGAGCTCATTTGGCAACTGGCAAAAATGGGTGTCCTTCCAAATACCGCTGAAGAGATGGTCAAACAGATAATTGAAGAACCAAGGGCAGAAATCGTCGATGATAGGCTGTATCTACTATCAGCCTTCGAGCTCTTCGGAAACCTCGGTCTCAAGCACTACAACGACTCCGTAATCCTCGCGATAGCCAAGGAAACGGGAACCCTCGCGAGCTACGACAAAAAGCTTAGAAACCGTGCCGGAAAAGTTGGAATTAAACTACTTCCGGAGGTGTTTGAATGA
- a CDS encoding AbrB/MazE/SpoVT family DNA-binding domain-containing protein has translation MPITKVTRNYQITIPAEIRKALGIKQGEYLTVELRGDEIVIKRAKRKWKTYRLGRKYSLDEMERMIEESMEEALTWEE, from the coding sequence ATGCCAATCACGAAGGTGACCCGGAACTACCAGATAACGATTCCGGCCGAGATTAGGAAGGCCCTTGGCATAAAGCAGGGTGAATACCTCACCGTCGAGCTGAGGGGGGATGAGATAGTTATCAAAAGGGCAAAGAGAAAATGGAAGACTTACCGCCTGGGCAGAAAGTACAGCCTTGACGAGATGGAAAGAATGATTGAGGAGTCCATGGAGGAGGCATTGACATGGGAGGAGTAG
- a CDS encoding dihydroorotate dehydrogenase translates to MVSLEVELFGIRFENPLILASGINDKVPEQWIRAHEEEAGGVVTKSIGIEPRKGYDNPTIVELPYGLINAMGLPNPGWKGFLEMVEGYTFDFPLIVSIFGGTPEEFAFLAEKLSDVADAFELNLSCPHAKGYGMEIGQKPENVYEVVKAVKDATDKPVIAKLTPNIDDITKLGLAAEKAGADAVSAINTLKAIAIDVYARKPILSNQVGGYSGPGVKPVALRAVYDLARTLDIPVIGIGGITTWQDAVEFLLAGASALQIGTVVSLRGWKVFREINEGIRTYLESEGFSSMREIVGLALE, encoded by the coding sequence ATGGTAAGCCTTGAAGTCGAGCTCTTCGGGATACGCTTCGAGAACCCCCTAATTCTCGCCTCGGGAATCAACGACAAGGTTCCGGAGCAGTGGATAAGGGCGCACGAGGAAGAGGCAGGTGGAGTCGTTACCAAGTCAATCGGAATTGAGCCAAGGAAAGGCTACGACAACCCTACCATAGTTGAACTTCCCTACGGCCTAATAAACGCGATGGGCCTTCCCAACCCTGGCTGGAAGGGCTTCCTTGAGATGGTAGAGGGCTACACCTTTGACTTTCCGCTGATAGTCTCAATCTTCGGCGGAACGCCTGAGGAGTTCGCCTTTTTAGCGGAAAAACTGAGCGACGTGGCAGATGCCTTCGAGCTGAACCTCAGCTGTCCCCACGCGAAGGGCTACGGCATGGAGATAGGCCAGAAACCTGAGAACGTCTACGAGGTTGTAAAAGCGGTCAAAGACGCCACCGATAAGCCGGTGATCGCAAAGCTGACGCCTAACATAGACGACATAACGAAGCTTGGCCTAGCGGCTGAGAAGGCCGGAGCCGATGCGGTCTCGGCGATAAACACGCTGAAGGCCATAGCCATAGACGTCTACGCGAGGAAGCCAATCCTGAGCAACCAGGTTGGAGGCTACTCGGGGCCCGGCGTGAAGCCGGTGGCTTTGAGGGCAGTCTACGACCTCGCGAGGACTCTTGACATTCCTGTCATAGGGATAGGGGGCATAACCACCTGGCAGGACGCGGTGGAGTTCCTCTTGGCTGGAGCTTCGGCGCTCCAGATTGGAACTGTCGTCTCACTTCGGGGCTGGAAAGTCTTCAGGGAGATCAACGAGGGCATCAGGACTTACCTCGAAAGCGAGGGCTTTTCGAGCATGAGGGAGATAGTTGGCCTCGCCCTTGAGTGA
- a CDS encoding pyridoxal-phosphate dependent enzyme, which yields MHPKIGSLLGRFPRVELVRWETPIQYLPRVSRKLGVDVYAKRDDLTGFGIGGNKVRKLEFLLGDAMAKGYDTVITTGAVHSNHAFVTALAAKSLGLDAVLVLYGKERLKGNYLLDKLMGIETRVYDVERTSELWPIAQRVAEELRNEGKKPYLIPAGGASPVGTLGYVRAAGEIYSQMRQLGVEFDSVVDAVGSGGTLAGLLLGSTIIDAPWQVIGIDVGGFVEELNERVKNLALEAAGLMGLSIDVPEPRIYDYGFGAYGKIVKEVAELIRFVGTSEGIILDPVYTGKAFYGLIDLAEKGKLGESVLFIHTGGFPGVFHYGEEMLETIKKP from the coding sequence ATGCACCCCAAGATAGGATCCCTTCTCGGTAGGTTCCCAAGGGTTGAGCTTGTAAGGTGGGAGACGCCAATTCAGTACCTCCCGCGCGTCAGCAGGAAGCTCGGCGTCGATGTCTATGCCAAGCGCGACGATTTGACCGGCTTTGGAATAGGTGGAAACAAGGTGAGAAAGCTTGAGTTTTTGCTGGGCGATGCCATGGCCAAAGGGTACGACACGGTCATAACCACCGGTGCTGTCCACTCAAACCACGCCTTCGTTACAGCCCTCGCCGCGAAAAGCCTCGGCCTTGACGCCGTCCTAGTCCTCTACGGAAAGGAAAGGCTCAAGGGCAACTACCTCCTCGACAAGCTTATGGGGATAGAAACGAGGGTCTACGACGTTGAGAGGACAAGTGAACTCTGGCCGATAGCCCAGAGGGTTGCAGAAGAATTGAGGAATGAGGGTAAGAAGCCGTATCTTATTCCTGCGGGAGGCGCTTCCCCCGTAGGGACGCTCGGCTACGTAAGGGCCGCCGGCGAAATATACTCTCAGATGAGGCAGCTTGGCGTCGAGTTTGACTCCGTTGTTGACGCCGTTGGGAGCGGCGGGACGCTGGCAGGTCTACTCCTCGGTTCAACCATTATCGACGCTCCGTGGCAGGTCATCGGTATAGACGTCGGAGGCTTCGTCGAGGAGCTTAACGAGCGGGTGAAGAACCTCGCGCTTGAGGCGGCTGGGCTTATGGGCCTCAGTATTGATGTCCCGGAGCCAAGAATCTACGACTACGGCTTCGGCGCCTACGGAAAGATAGTGAAAGAAGTCGCGGAGCTCATAAGATTCGTCGGAACAAGCGAGGGGATAATTCTCGACCCAGTCTACACGGGAAAGGCCTTCTACGGCCTCATAGATCTTGCGGAGAAGGGTAAGCTCGGCGAAAGCGTGCTCTTCATCCACACCGGAGGTTTTCCGGGGGTCTTCCACTACGGCGAAGAGATGCTTGAAACTATCAAAAAGCCTTAA
- a CDS encoding Kelch repeat-containing protein: protein MKRVSPFIIALLLSLLALPMVNAESGSGWVKSYGGEYGDIANAVVVAPNGDLIIAGGTDSFGAGSSDVWVLRLGSDGNVKWSRTYGGLMYDHANAVTVAPNGDIVLAGDTASFGAGSHDVWVLRLDRGGNVKWQKTYGGPGWEEAKAVLIAPNGDIIVAGYMDGDIWVSRLDANGNIKWQKTYGGNDEEEAYAIALAQNGDIIVVGYTYSFGAGAPFYSNVWVLRLDENGSVRWQKTYGGFRDDRAYAVAVTKNEDIVVAGYTRSFGSGREDVWVLRLDSDGNVKWQKTYGGDNNERAYRAVIEKGGDILIAGGTKSFGSGSYDAWVLRLDRGGNVKWQKTFGGSGSDWAYAVSIAPEGGVTVAGWTMSFGAGRGDAWILKLPMGGSGFSWFKSSFGFSSKDSNARVRDSNAQVETSSALESVPNIEVRNSKAEVLSEGITVKTQYPSDERILTILVLSFGVVAGATLYRARKRKGSSQG from the coding sequence ATGAAGAGGGTGTCACCGTTCATAATTGCACTTCTCCTCTCCTTGCTGGCTCTCCCGATGGTTAATGCCGAGAGTGGTTCCGGATGGGTGAAGAGCTACGGTGGCGAATATGGGGACATTGCCAATGCGGTCGTCGTTGCTCCAAACGGAGACCTTATCATTGCTGGGGGCACTGATAGCTTCGGTGCCGGCTCTTCTGACGTTTGGGTTCTTCGGCTTGGTAGTGATGGAAACGTGAAGTGGAGCAGGACTTATGGTGGACTGATGTATGATCACGCTAACGCTGTTACCGTTGCCCCCAACGGAGACATTGTTCTTGCGGGAGATACTGCAAGCTTCGGTGCTGGCAGCCATGATGTTTGGGTTCTCAGGCTTGATAGAGGGGGCAACGTAAAGTGGCAGAAGACCTACGGTGGCCCCGGCTGGGAGGAGGCCAAAGCCGTCCTCATTGCGCCAAACGGGGACATAATCGTGGCGGGTTACATGGACGGTGACATTTGGGTTTCTAGACTTGATGCGAACGGCAATATCAAGTGGCAAAAGACCTATGGGGGAAATGATGAAGAGGAGGCCTATGCGATTGCTCTGGCTCAGAACGGGGACATCATCGTAGTTGGCTATACCTACAGCTTTGGCGCAGGTGCTCCCTTCTATTCCAATGTCTGGGTTCTCCGCTTGGATGAAAACGGTAGTGTAAGGTGGCAGAAAACTTACGGCGGGTTCAGAGATGATAGGGCCTATGCAGTTGCGGTTACCAAGAACGAGGACATCGTTGTGGCTGGCTACACAAGAAGTTTTGGTTCTGGCAGGGAGGATGTTTGGGTTTTGCGGCTGGATAGTGATGGAAACGTTAAGTGGCAGAAAACCTACGGCGGAGATAACAATGAGAGAGCTTATAGGGCTGTGATTGAAAAGGGTGGGGATATCCTCATTGCAGGTGGTACTAAAAGCTTTGGTTCTGGCAGTTATGACGCTTGGGTTCTCAGGCTTGATAGAGGGGGCAACGTAAAATGGCAGAAGACTTTCGGGGGGTCTGGCAGTGATTGGGCCTATGCTGTTTCCATCGCACCCGAGGGAGGCGTTACTGTCGCGGGCTGGACAATGAGCTTCGGCGCCGGTCGTGGTGACGCGTGGATCCTCAAGCTTCCTATGGGAGGGAGTGGCTTTTCGTGGTTTAAGTCGAGTTTCGGATTCTCTAGCAAAGATTCAAACGCTCGGGTAAGGGATAGCAATGCTCAAGTCGAAACTTCCAGTGCTCTGGAAAGTGTCCCAAACATCGAAGTCAGAAACTCCAAAGCTGAAGTTTTAAGCGAAGGGATAACGGTGAAAACACAATATCCCTCTGATGAAAGAATTCTGACAATTTTGGTGCTCAGCTTTGGTGTTGTAGCGGGGGCAACTCTTTATAGGGCTCGGAAGAGAAAGGGCTCCAGCCAGGGCTAA
- the pyrH gene encoding UMP kinase, protein MRIVFDIGGSVLVPEDPDVDFIKAIAYELIKISEDHEVAVVVGGGKVARKYIQAAKTFTPNETFKDYIGIHITRANAMLLIAALGEKAYPFVIQDFRKAWEVIQLKKIPIMGGTHPGHTTDAVAALLAEYLQADLLVVVTNVDGVYDSDPRKNPNAKKLDRITPEQLVEIAMEAESKAGGSGVVDALAAKFIQRGKIRTYIVGKKDAYHLFDVVKGKHSGTVVEP, encoded by the coding sequence ATGAGAATAGTCTTTGACATAGGTGGCTCTGTTCTTGTCCCTGAAGACCCGGACGTTGATTTCATCAAGGCAATAGCGTACGAGCTCATCAAAATAAGCGAGGATCACGAGGTAGCGGTTGTCGTCGGCGGTGGAAAGGTCGCGCGCAAGTACATCCAGGCTGCGAAGACGTTCACCCCCAACGAGACCTTCAAGGATTACATTGGGATACACATAACGAGGGCCAACGCAATGCTCCTCATCGCTGCCCTCGGCGAAAAGGCTTATCCCTTCGTAATCCAGGACTTCCGCAAGGCCTGGGAAGTGATCCAGCTCAAAAAGATACCGATAATGGGCGGAACACACCCTGGCCATACGACCGATGCGGTAGCGGCACTTCTGGCCGAGTATCTGCAGGCAGACCTTCTCGTCGTGGTCACCAACGTGGACGGCGTCTACGACTCCGACCCGAGGAAGAACCCGAACGCAAAGAAGCTCGACAGAATAACTCCAGAACAGCTCGTTGAGATCGCAATGGAGGCCGAGAGCAAAGCCGGCGGAAGTGGTGTCGTTGACGCCTTAGCGGCGAAGTTCATCCAGCGCGGAAAGATTAGAACATACATCGTCGGCAAGAAGGACGCCTACCATCTGTTCGACGTCGTCAAGGGCAAGCATAGCGGAACTGTGGTTGAGCCTTGA
- a CDS encoding ribbon-helix-helix domain-containing protein, protein MSTTEKVSVRFPQGLMREIDELVESGEFSSRSELIKEAVRFFLLHYESPEELWETYKLLARERRIPPEEEIEKLLEEVDREWKRSRSS, encoded by the coding sequence ATGTCCACAACCGAGAAGGTTTCGGTCCGCTTTCCTCAGGGTCTAATGCGGGAAATCGATGAGCTCGTGGAGAGTGGCGAGTTCTCAAGCCGGAGCGAACTCATCAAAGAAGCCGTGAGGTTCTTCCTGCTCCACTACGAATCCCCTGAAGAGCTGTGGGAGACATACAAGCTCCTCGCGAGGGAGCGGAGGATTCCGCCGGAGGAGGAAATCGAAAAGCTCCTTGAGGAAGTGGACAGGGAATGGAAGCGTTCAAGGTCGTCTTAG
- a CDS encoding putative toxin-antitoxin system toxin component, PIN family: MEAFKVVLDTNVVITAAINPFGSSGKVMDLVVGKKVLSYTSEAILEELRFKLTSEKVLRYLESRVYALWIYRIFRTSSILVELTERFEVSPDPDDNKFFDVVYSSKADFLISLDKKHVLKLRDEDRKFTFFF, from the coding sequence ATGGAAGCGTTCAAGGTCGTCTTAGACACCAACGTCGTCATAACGGCCGCGATAAATCCCTTCGGGAGCTCTGGGAAGGTCATGGATTTAGTTGTTGGGAAGAAAGTCCTCTCCTACACTTCTGAGGCAATACTTGAGGAGCTCCGCTTTAAGCTGACGAGCGAGAAGGTTCTCAGATATCTTGAGAGCAGGGTTTATGCCCTCTGGATTTACAGGATTTTCAGGACTTCGTCGATCCTCGTAGAGCTCACCGAAAGGTTTGAAGTCTCGCCCGACCCAGACGACAACAAGTTCTTCGACGTGGTTTATTCATCCAAAGCCGACTTTTTGATAAGTCTTGACAAGAAGCACGTGCTGAAGCTGAGAGACGAGGATAGAAAATTTACATTTTTCTTTTGA
- a CDS encoding NAD(P)/FAD-dependent oxidoreductase, whose translation MKIVVIGSGTAGSNFALFMRKLDRKAEITVIGKEPTMQYSPCALPHVISGTIEKPEDVIVFPNEFYEKQKITLMLNTEAKAIDRERKVVITDKGEVPYDKLVLAVGSRAFIPPIKGVENEGVFTLKSLNDVRRIKAYIAERKPKKAVVIGAGLIGLEGAEAFAKLGMEVLVVELMERLMPTMLDRDTAKLVQEEMEKHGVSFRFGVGVSEIIGSPVRAVKIGDEEVEADLVLVATGVRANVDLAKNAGLEVNRGIVVNEHLQTSDPDIYAIGDCAEVIDAVTGERTLSQLGTTAVRMAKVAAEHIAGKDASFRPVFNTAITELFGLEIGTFGITEERAKRAGIEIVVGKFKGSTKPEYYPGGKPITVKVIFRKSDRKLVGAQIVGGERVWGRVMTLSALAQKGATVEDVVYLETAYAPPVSPTIDPISVAAEMALRRFR comes from the coding sequence ATGAAAATAGTGGTTATCGGTTCTGGTACAGCAGGGAGCAACTTTGCCCTGTTTATGAGGAAGCTCGACAGAAAGGCCGAGATAACGGTCATTGGAAAAGAGCCGACGATGCAGTACTCTCCCTGCGCCCTGCCACATGTCATCAGCGGAACGATAGAAAAGCCCGAGGACGTCATCGTTTTCCCAAACGAGTTTTATGAGAAGCAGAAGATTACCCTAATGCTCAACACCGAGGCTAAGGCCATAGACCGCGAGAGGAAGGTTGTCATAACAGACAAGGGCGAAGTCCCCTACGACAAGCTCGTTCTTGCCGTTGGTTCAAGGGCCTTCATTCCGCCGATAAAGGGTGTCGAGAACGAGGGCGTCTTCACCCTCAAGAGCCTCAATGACGTGAGGAGGATTAAGGCTTACATAGCCGAGAGGAAGCCGAAGAAGGCAGTCGTCATCGGCGCCGGCCTGATAGGCCTTGAGGGGGCTGAAGCTTTTGCCAAACTTGGCATGGAAGTCCTGGTCGTCGAGCTGATGGAGAGGCTCATGCCGACGATGCTCGACAGGGACACCGCCAAGCTCGTCCAGGAGGAGATGGAAAAGCACGGCGTCTCCTTCCGCTTTGGAGTCGGCGTCAGCGAGATAATCGGCAGTCCGGTTAGAGCCGTCAAAATCGGCGACGAAGAGGTTGAGGCCGATCTCGTCCTCGTCGCCACGGGTGTGAGGGCAAACGTTGATCTCGCCAAGAACGCGGGCCTTGAAGTAAACCGCGGCATAGTGGTGAACGAACACCTGCAGACGAGCGACCCGGACATCTACGCGATAGGCGACTGTGCGGAGGTAATTGACGCAGTAACCGGCGAGAGGACGCTCAGCCAGCTCGGAACAACGGCGGTGAGAATGGCGAAGGTAGCGGCGGAGCACATAGCTGGAAAGGACGCCTCCTTCAGGCCGGTCTTCAACACAGCCATAACCGAGCTCTTCGGCCTTGAGATAGGCACCTTCGGCATAACCGAAGAGCGCGCGAAGAGGGCTGGCATTGAAATAGTGGTCGGCAAGTTCAAAGGCTCCACCAAGCCGGAGTACTATCCTGGCGGAAAACCGATAACAGTCAAGGTCATCTTCAGGAAGTCCGACAGAAAGCTCGTCGGTGCCCAGATCGTCGGTGGAGAAAGGGTTTGGGGCAGGGTAATGACGCTGTCAGCGCTTGCCCAGAAAGGAGCTACCGTTGAGGACGTCGTCTACCTTGAGACCGCCTACGCCCCGCCGGTGAGTCCAACGATAGACCCGATAAGCGTGGCCGCTGAGATGGCCCTCAGGAGGTTCCGCTGA
- a CDS encoding RNA 2'-phosphotransferase, with protein MPSRTKVSKLMAYILRHSPEEFGLRPDVEGFVPLDELVKVLRAVYPDVTEEFVREIVAHDAKGRYEIRGNKIRARYGHSFPVSLNHEEDTESRVLYHGTPRRNLARIMREGLRPMRRQFVHLSTSRSEAIETGRRHGRNVVLLIIDAECLRKKGLRVYRAGKNVRIVERVPPECITLAV; from the coding sequence ATGCCCTCAAGAACCAAGGTCAGCAAGCTCATGGCCTATATCCTACGCCACTCACCGGAGGAGTTTGGGCTTAGACCGGACGTTGAGGGCTTCGTCCCGCTGGATGAACTCGTAAAGGTCCTTCGGGCGGTTTATCCCGACGTCACTGAGGAGTTCGTACGTGAGATAGTGGCTCACGATGCAAAGGGTCGTTACGAGATTAGAGGCAACAAAATCCGCGCCCGCTACGGCCACAGCTTTCCGGTGAGCCTGAACCACGAGGAGGACACGGAATCGAGGGTTCTCTACCACGGCACGCCGAGGAGAAACCTAGCAAGGATTATGCGTGAGGGGCTCAGGCCGATGAGGAGACAGTTCGTCCACCTGAGCACGAGCAGGAGCGAAGCCATCGAAACAGGCAGGAGGCACGGGAGGAACGTTGTTCTTCTAATCATCGATGCGGAATGCCTGAGGAAGAAGGGACTGAGGGTTTACAGGGCAGGGAAGAACGTGAGGATTGTTGAGAGAGTCCCGCCCGAGTGCATCACCCTGGCAGTCTGA
- a CDS encoding MFS transporter yields MKREQTILQGRREKAGKLKKLRVKRKNIIILAVAMFIANMAFGMAFPYLGVYMSLLGASMFMVGLLSVAFNLTSTVFQYPFGWLSDSTGNRRGFIAFGLASTGVFYTAMAFVGSATGVLILRTLQGTFGSAMTPAHSALVSELSTRAGSMFGLFNSIENAGYMVGNFLGSVIVKYVGIRKLFIISGILLFIPAGIVLMIRERSTGKRSILGMILVQEGRESWRATVKSSAFKKLMRGHLGLFYVTVLLLTSSQLRRGFQRVNPSPVAGRFEGFHSNPLKSGSSNPSGRVFPPLPLPWANKPPKFGVMVPTTFFKMLKAPTKSALKTSPVTGHLNNPRTKRAPS; encoded by the coding sequence ATGAAGAGGGAACAAACGATCCTCCAAGGACGCCGGGAGAAGGCGGGAAAACTAAAAAAGCTCCGGGTTAAGCGAAAGAATATCATCATCCTAGCAGTAGCCATGTTCATAGCCAATATGGCCTTTGGAATGGCGTTTCCCTACCTGGGTGTCTATATGAGCCTTCTTGGCGCGAGCATGTTCATGGTAGGTCTCCTGAGCGTTGCCTTTAACCTCACATCAACGGTCTTCCAGTATCCATTTGGCTGGCTCTCTGACTCAACCGGCAACAGAAGGGGATTCATAGCTTTCGGTCTTGCTTCAACAGGCGTGTTTTATACTGCCATGGCATTCGTTGGCTCCGCAACAGGCGTCTTAATCCTTAGAACGCTCCAGGGAACGTTTGGATCGGCGATGACCCCGGCACACTCAGCCCTCGTCTCCGAGCTCTCAACGAGAGCAGGCTCGATGTTTGGTCTCTTCAACTCCATCGAGAACGCTGGCTATATGGTAGGCAATTTCCTCGGCTCGGTCATAGTCAAGTACGTCGGCATCAGGAAGCTCTTCATAATTTCTGGCATCCTACTCTTCATTCCTGCGGGGATAGTGCTCATGATCCGTGAACGCTCAACCGGAAAACGCTCCATCCTCGGAATGATCCTTGTTCAGGAAGGGAGAGAAAGCTGGAGAGCGACTGTCAAGAGTTCAGCTTTCAAGAAGCTCATGCGCGGGCACCTGGGACTGTTCTACGTGACGGTTCTCCTCCTGACCTCCTCCCAGCTAAGGCGAGGGTTCCAACGAGTTAACCCCTCGCCAGTGGCAGGGAGGTTCGAGGGGTTCCATTCAAACCCGCTGAAAAGCGGGTCTTCGAACCCCTCCGGGAGGGTCTTCCCCCCATTACCCCTCCCCTGGGCAAACAAACCGCCCAAGTTCGGGGTTATGGTTCCCACAACCTTCTTCAAAATGTTGAAAGCACCAACTAAGTCTGCGTTAAAAACAAGCCCCGTCACGGGACACTTAAACAATCCACGAACAAAGCGAGCCCCTTCATGA